The nucleotide sequence GATGCAAGCAACTCTGATCCCTGCGTGTAGCGCTTTCGCGTCAATATAATCCTATAAATACCTGAAGTAATCACCCAGAAATAAACAGAAGCAACATTAGTGAGCAAAGTTTACATTTAAGCAATACAGAAAACTAGAAGACAAGCAAACTCAGCAAAGAAGCTACGTGTTGCCTCCAAATCAGATCTACCGAAAGAGGCTGGAGTGGACAGCATGGTGTCCCCCGCACTGTGGAAACCCCAGACAGTCTCAAAGCAGGTTCTAGAAGCGAAGCTGCCCGGGGCGTCAGAGCCGGAGACGCCACAGACACAACGGCGCGACCCCGTCCCCGGTGGTGGCAGGGGGGCGGCGGCGGGGGACGTTCAGCTTGGCCTGGCCGGGAGGCGCGGCCGGGTGAGGGTGGAAACGCCACGCCTAGCCCCTACCCAGGCTGCTGGACAGCGCCCACGCCCGCGCGCCCCTGTCCCCGGCGGCCCCCTACCCCGGAACTCCCCGGCACGCACGGCGGGAGGCCCAAGCCAGGGCCCGCGGGCAGGCGCGGTGGGGACGCGCGCGACGGTACCTGTGGCGGAGGCAGTTCCCGAGCGGTGGCAGTGACGGCGGAGAGCAGCGTGCGCGCTCTCGGGCCGCGGTCCGGGGCTGGGTGCCCTCCCTGTGCCTCCCGGCTGCAGGGCGCCGGCGCAGCTCCCCGCCCCTTCACCTCTCACCTCCTACCTTTCCCCTCCCGCCCCGCCGCTCTCCACACGTGCTCCCAAAGGCGTGCGCATGCGCAGTTCAGTCTGACGTGCGGCTCTCGCCTGCCCCCTGGCGGCCGCCTTCCGCCCAACCCGGAGGGAATGTGGTGATGGCACTAGAAAGAGCACCACCGTTTTGGACAGCACGTTCCCAAGAGTCACCAAGAACAAGCACAAGATTCTCTTGTTCCCCGTCTTATAACAGCAAATAATTATAAGCgaggttggggatgtggctctctcgagactctgggtttgatcctcagcatcgcaaaaaaagaaaaaaagaattagaagcaAATGGTTGAATGAATTGTGTGCCTAAAATTTCTCTGCAGCCATTTCAAGGATGTCTTGTGACTACTGCCTGACTTTGAAAGGTATTCTTGAAAGAAGGTTCCAAACGAGCTGTCGCGAATGATCCCATTTTTGTTAGAAACACGATGCAAGAAGAAGTGTCTAGGGATAGTGGTATGTGGTCCCTGGTTATCTCCGGGTTGGGAGGGTTATAGGCGTTCGAGATTCTCCGTTTGCTGATCGGCCCCCAATCATTTTGTGCATGGAACAGTTAATATAATTCCAATAGCTAGGTTGAGTGTTTGAGCTAAGAAGTTTGCACACGTCCTTCCTGAAAACGGAGGCGGATCTCACAGAAGGGGAAGGCAAGGCTGGTCCACGCTAAGGAGCACAGGTGGTCCCCGCCACCCAGCACTGACTGAACCCGGAACCCTGTTCTTTGCTCTTGTCCTTGGGCCCACCCGCTAGGAGACCTTGATCACACCTCCCGACACCCGTGCTGCCCTAGTTGTTGGCTCTTGGAGTATCAGGGCCAGCTTCACCCCCACCCTACTGCTCTAAAAATGCTCCTGCCACGCACCTCGCCGTGGCTCACCCCTAGCACTACCTGGATAAAACACCCTGTTTCTGCTCTCAAAGGCACCAGTGCAGGGGCAACGGACAGTGCAGATACAGTCACAATGCAAGGCAGAATTGGGAGGTGGCCCTTTTGGCCACTCTAGCCACTATGACCTTTCTATGCCTTCTTTGGAAAAGTCAGACAGGTCCCTCAGCTGGGTTCCCATCAGTCCTTGGAGTGCCTCTGCAAGGTTGTCAGTCTGgcctcccttcccacccccacaTGTCGGGTAGTGAAATTAAACAATACCAAGGACATGGTCCTCCGTTCAAAGTGACCCTTGGGATTACGCCTGTGTTCAGGGTTGGGCTTTGGATTAAGATGGTAATTTTTATTCTATAAAGAAAGAATtcctagccaggtgtggtgcctgtaatcccctcactcaggaggctgaagcaggaggatcatgagttcaagaacagcctgggctacataatgagactgaagaaagaggaggaggaagagaaatctttttgtttgatatttttaaattggaagCAACACTAGAGAGCAGTGTAGAGAGCATTGCCTTTGCCCTTCCCTATCCTTACATCACTCTCTCCAAGTCTGATCCCTTAAAATACCATTATCTGTCCCCTCAGAAACCTTGGGTGTGACagattctccctctctctccattgCCTCTTTCCTCTAGGCAAACAGAAAATCTAtccagttgtttttgtttgttttgtagtgctgggaattgaatacAAAGCCTTGCTGGCAAAGTgtttcaagtggtacagtgcctgcctagcaagtatgaggacctgagttctaaccccagtgccaaaaaaataaaataaatttataagcttaaaaaaaacaaaagccttcagcatgctaggcaaataaatgctgtaccactgagctctacGAAGTCTTTTAAGTTTCTGATTGAAAACTATTATGATCCCTTTCTTCTTCTACCAAAATCCTAAAAATAACGTGTTCCTAACTCATGTCACAGCATAAACCCAgggaatatttaaatttaaatcaggCTTCCTGAGCCCTAGGCCCACTGGACTACAGTCTTCTCTCTAGGAAGGATCAGGAGCCTGTTAAAAATCTCCAAAGCAGGGACTTAGCCACACTGTTTGGGAATTGCTGCCCTGCCCCCTTACTCCCCATCCAACCACTACACCAAACTCCTATGTCTGCAAGGAGACTCACGCTCAGTGAGATCTGAACAATCCCTCTCCAAAACTGACAAGCACTTAGCTAAATACCTCAATGCCTTGACAGTGAACAATCCCTCCATAAGGGATTGTTCTCCCACTGAAAGTCTCTGTGGGAACTGAGGCTTATAGAGTTCTGGTAAATCTGCTATAgaatcctccccccaccccattctgTGGAGTAAATAAAAGGCCATGATTTTAGGGCTTCTTCCTCAACATTGTACCATGAAAACATACAGAGAAGTTCAAAAGGCCAGTGACAATGAATATACCCTAGATTCTACAACTGTTAATGTATCTCATGTTTGTctaaattctatttctttaacCGTCTAtcaacacttatttttttttaagctaaaatATCACCAAATTTATTTAACAGATAAAAACTAGCAAGATTAGTACAAATACATATTAAACATTTCAAACTGTCAAGTCAAACTCAAcacttattattattactattattatcattttgtcagtactggaatttgaactcagaagttcacacttgcaaatcaggtgcttgCAGGTGCCGGatgacacacctgtaatcctagctaatcaaaaggcagtgatcaggaggatcgaggttcaaagccagccaatctttcaccagaaaaaaaaaaaaaaaacagggggaggttggtggagtggctcaaggtaggccctgagttcaaactggagtactacaaagcaggtgctctactgctttagcaacacctccagtccatttcactctattattttgaagatgggttctcaagaactacttgcccaggctggcctccaaccaagatcctcctgatctcagtccaAGAgtctctcccaagtagctaggattaaaggcaagagccaccagcagcccaccttttttcttcttttaaagacaGGAGTCTTGCTATATTCCCCTGAATTCCTGAGCCCAAGcacttctgtctcagcctcctgaatagcaggattacaggtgtgcaataCCACATCTGGTTTAACAACCAATTATGAGTTCTTCAGTGCTTGCCATAGGCAGGCTTTATAATATATTAGTTCATTGTCCTTTAGAGGCATGTAAAGTAGACCCCATTTTAAGGATGTAAAAGCTGTAGCATCCAGCACTTTAACAACCTACCTGAAAACACACACTTGGTTAGTGGCAGGGAAGGTATTAAATGCTGACCCACCCAACCCTAAACCCCCAAACTTCTACCACCAAGGTTCCAAGTTCAATGAGGGGAAGGTAATTGATTGGCAGGAAACCAAAGTAGATATCCAAGAAGATGCTATTTGAGGAAGGCCTTACAGAGTTCAAGTGTGCCACATAACAACAGTATCACTAATGCTTAAACCACTGAATGATTCCAACAATCCATCAAATAGACACTATTCCCACCCCCAACCCCGCCCCCGGgcccctgctttatttttttttggcagtactgagtttgaactcagggcctcactcttgttaggcaggcactctacccctgagtcactcctccagccctctcccCTCTTGTAGATGAGGGAATAGAGGCCTATAGAGGTTAAATAACTCAAATGATGTCATTATAGTCAAGTTACTTCAAGACTCCCTTTCCCATAAGTGGATCATAGACACACCCCTGGCCCACTGTTAGCTGGCTGTGGAACGAAGGTAGGGACCCACCTCTCCCTCGAGCTTGGGGACAGGAATTAAGAGGTTAGACCACTGTTAAAATACTGCTAAAGCACTTACTGATAAGCCTTCCTTGTAAGCACTCTTTTGGAATGTGCTGAGATGTTGGGAGCTGAGGAAATATAACTCCCTAAATGACAGATGTTAAGACCCTTTGCCAGCCAGGCAGCAAGACCAGCTTCATACCAGCACCTACCCAAAACAGGACCCTGGCTCCAGAAGGCACTGCCTCAGCAAATCTCTTGCACCAggttcttttgtgtttgtttttaccaCTACAAGCCAAGAGGAACTCTAGATGTCTCTGTAGCTATTTCCACCAGGCAACAGGAGGAGCACTTcctggtggcccagcagaagaGCTGTGACTGGTACACACACAGTCCTTCACTTGCACAAGGGTGACAGGGCCTGTGCCATGATAGGTGCAAATataatccttcatttgcatgaggagACTGCTGTGATTGGTTCTAGCACCCTTGTCATAACCCCTTCTGGCTACTTACTTCTCACCTCTTAAGCAGCCAGGAGACAACCTCCTTTGCTTCCTGCCCCTCTGGTGTTGGAGTATCAGGTACAATAAGAGCTTTCCTTGATTACCTTTGATTCTCCTTCTCTGTCATTAGTAGAGGAGCTGAGCTCCTAACACAAAGAACAGCAAGGCAGTGGTGGGGGCGGCATGAGCAGAAGGCAAGCATATGGCTTTAGGGCAGCCAGCCTTGGCTGATGAAGGCAGATCAGGCCTGAGGCACCAGAGGCAGGACGCAGCAGCAACAACAGCCTCCCAGCTCACAAAGTGAAAGTGACATCTGCTGATTGATATGGGCTGATCCCAACTGGTTGTGGAGAGATCCCTCCTGCAAAAAGAGCTGTAACCCTTGAGGCCTCAGGCCCACCCCTGCAGCCCAGAACTTTGTGCTAACCCCCCCTCCTGTCAAGTGCTTTGGGCCAACTGCCCCAACGGCTATCATCCACTGGCTCCACTTGCAAACACTTGCCAAAGGCCCAGTGTAACTGCAAGGAGCTGCTCCTCACCTATCCACAATTTCTGTCTGGGTAGAGCAGGACACCAGCCAGCTAGTTTGTGACTGGTGCAGTGCATCCCAGGTGAGGGCACATTCCTTCTCCACTGTCAGCCTTGGCCAATAAAGTGTAAATGAGAATAACCTACACTAGGCCTGGCAGAAGCTTTAAGACCCATTGCTTGTGTGAATGAGTCTCTTGGTCTTTCCCCTAGCCTGGGTTCTAGGATGAGAAGCCATGTAGAACAGCTCGGTAGCAAAAGACCCTGACACGTGAGTGAAAAATGTTTGTTGCTAAAGCTACTGGGATTTGGGGGCTGTTTGGTATGACAGCAGAGCTATAAGTAAGTGGCAGAGTCAGGATCCTAACCTGGATAGGCATAATTTAAATTCTGtaaaattcacccattttaaGTGTATTAACTAATGCTTAGTAAATGTATAGTGAAGCATCATCAGAATCTCACTTTAgcacattttcatcatcccaagaAACCTAATGAAGTCACGTCCCATTTTCACTCCAAGTCCCAAGGAACTACTAACCTATTGTCTGTCTCTACAGATTTgcccactttttttgtgtgtggtactggggattagacCCAGGGTCTCTCTACTCCAAACCCTTATAGATTTGCCctttctggacatttcatttaAATGGAATTACAATATATGGGTTTTTGTATCTGGCATACATGTGTTACAGAATatatcagtatttcattcctcttttattgttgaataatattGCACTGTAGTGGTAACACTGCATTTTTGTCattagttgatggacatttagtaTTTCCACTTTTTGGTTATTATGATAAACACTGTTATGAACATTCACATAGACATTAACAAAGGAGTGTTTGTGTAGACATATATGATCACTTCTCTTGAGTAGATACAATGAGCCCAATAGCTGGGTCATAAGtctatgtttaacattttaaggAATTGTCAAGTTGTTTGCCAATGtggttgcaccattttacattctcaccaacaatgtatgagtaCACTAACTTACCCATGTCCTTACCAACACTTGTTACTGTCAGTCTTTTGTCCATAGTCATTTTAGTAGACATGTAGTAGAATCTCattgtgtgtttaatttttatttcacatggctagtgatgttgaacatcttcagtgtttttttgcccagtgctgggaacagaacccagggcctccttgtgagtgctaggcaagcattcaatcactgagccacatccccagtcttttctttttaagacagggtctcactatgtaagccAGGCTGGACTAgaacctgcaatcctcctgcctgcctgcccactaaatgctgggattataggtatacacaaccatgcctggcataagcatctttttaaatgtgtattagtCATTTCTATGTCTGCTTTAGTAAgatgtctattcaaatctttgCCCGTTTTTAAACTGGGTTATGTGTgttattattgagttgtaagagttctttctatattctggatacaaatcTCTTATTGTATATATGactacaaatattttttcagtaaaacaaataaactcagagaaaaattctaaaactgaTATAACAAAGAAAGGTAACTACCCAGAGCCAGTGActtgtatctgtaatcccagctacttaggaggctgagatcaggatgattacaATTCAAGACTGTTTTCACCCAACTCTGCATCAttattaaatcaataaaaaatatgtTAAACCCAAGGTTGATAGGGGAAAACCTACAACTGGCTCCATCACTCTGCAATAACCTGACAGTGTGCAAGTTCTGCTGTAAtcaattcagcaattccacttcatGGTGTAGATTCTAAAATTCCATCAGCCCTTATCATTCATTGGCCTGCTTTATTTCTAACACTTCTCCTGGTCTGATTCTACACATACTTCTTCTCAGTTTTGTTGACTGTCTCCACCATTAGAACATCAGTTCCATGAACTCTACAAGTAACCTATTTGGTCAGTATTCTAAAGAAACATGTACTTGTCCCCACCCCAATAAGTATAATatgcaaaattctttttttttttttttttgggagagtacactggggtttgaattcaggatctttcacatgccaggcaggtgttctaccacttgagccatgcccctgtaacacataaaattctttttttttaagttttagcaaggattttagtttaacaggataaagtaggaaaaaaatgggagaaacagTTCCTGCTCCCagagcaggaaatgggagtaaagactcctaatataggaaattcttttttatggtaggactagggtttgaactcaggattttacacttgcaaagcagatgctctaccacttaagccacacctccagtccatttttgctctggttatttttgagatggtgtcttgtgaactagttgcccagggtggccttgaatcgagagcctctcaatctcagcctcccaagtagttaggattacaggtgtgacccactggcacctggcatttttttttttactatctttcctttccttttttttgcagtactgttgtttgaactgagggcctcacgaCTGCTAGTCagccattctaccacttgagccactctaccagtcctcttttcttttaatatataaaattcttaaCAGCAtagacaagcacaaggccctgagttcaaatcccagggctgccaaaaaacaaaacaaaaaaactcttaaCAGCCTGAGAGTCAAAACCAGTACCTACATGCACAGAGAGTagctaagaaaattagaaatataatacCATAAATGCTGAATAgccataaacattaaaaaaaaaaaaaagctagtggaAACATTTAGAAACTAAGTGAAGAAATATAATAGCAGCAACATTCCTATCATGTAAAAAATGGTGCCTTGCCCATGAAGAAATATAGCTCCAATGAAGGTtgcattaatttaaaagaaagaaaaagaatgtaatgattcttttttttttccttattattattattattttttttgcagaacttgggtttgaactcagggcctataccttgagccactccaccagctcttttttgtgatgggtgttttccagatagggtcttacagactatttgcccgggcttttttttttgagacagggtctctctataggctggcctcaaattcaagatccttctgcctcagcctcctaagtgctgagattatatgcATGTACCAACACACCCAGCTATATTCCATAATATCTATTCTCTCTTACATTATTTCTActcataattttcaaatattctatCATGTctacaatattttgaaaacaaaagcagGTACTGTTTCAGCAGGGTTAAACGACACACTAGTCAGTTTGAATTGAGGGGAAAGGTGATagattttcccatttaaaaaagacaaatgtaaaaaagtcttttataaatataaaaaagttaaaCAACAGATATGAAAGTTTCTTAGTACACTGcaaaatagtgtgtgtgtgtggttctgttttttttttttttttaattcgttACTAAGGTTCAAACTctgggtcttgcatttgctaaaccaagcactctactactggagccacgcctctagcccttcatttgtttttaagataaaagtCTTTGTGGTCATAATTTATCAGCAAAAAACAATGCATCCATTGTAAAAGGATACCCTTGGTGTGTTTGCTGAGGTGACCTTCACTAGGGTTAAGTGGGTCCAGTTGTCATCAAAGAACACAAGGCCAAGGACTCCCCCTTTATTAGCATTCCTTGAAGGAGAGAGAAGCAGCAGTTCCTTACCAAGGCCTCATCCTGTGGGTCCCTCCACAGGACCTCATGTGACCAAAGCCCTGGTACCTGATGACTATGACTGATGTATAGGCCAGGCACTGCAGAAACAAAAGTAGAAGGCTCACACCTTTGGGTGGGATGCCTGCCTCTGGTCTCTATGACTGTGGGTCAGCAAGGTAGACTTTGGAGCCAGGCCCCATTACCTACAGCCTTCTCTAATCCTTAAATGTGCTGCAACCCTCTTCAAGCCATTTTCTCACTGGACTTCAAGGGATGGAGATGAAACCCTACAGACAACCCACAAGATGCCCAATGTGGGAATGCAGTTTATTCCAGTCACCATTATCCTAGTTGTTATCCTGGCTGCCTGCCATCTAGGACAATGTCCTGGCTAATACATTCTACCCACTCTGAAAGGCACACCAACCAAAGATGGGCAGATGGGCCTAAAGCATATTTACGTGGAAGGCTGCAAAGAACCCCTTCACTGGGATTTACCATCCTGCCTCTCTCAGCAGAGGCATGGTATGGATTCCTCACTGTGTTTTTTGAACAGGGCTCAGGGGAACAAAGGTATACACACCTCGCACCACCATTCAACTTTCCCTGCTCACAGAGGAGCTGCCAGTCCAGCCTGAAATACTGCTATAGAGACATAAAGCCATTCCTGCTAGGCTGCTTTATCTTCCACATCCAAAAACTATCCAAAGTAGCCCCCAAATCAAGTCACAGAACAGCAGGAGACATTCCTTTGGCAAAAAAGGACACAGTCTTGTCTTGTATCTTGTACTGGTAAGTGAGGCTCCGATCCCGCTGGGCTGTGGGCTGAGATGGTCTCCTCCACAGGATCCTCAGCTGCAAAGAGGGAGAAGATTGAAAGAGAGGTGGCTACCTTGAGTACCTCTCCACTGTAAACCCCACTCTGCCCTCTCTTGACCTTCAATTGAGGCTTCCATGAGATTACAGTCAAATGCATCATCTAGTAATGGGACCGATTTCTAAAATAAACTTACTACCAGCTAACTAAACATAAAGGTTCCTCCCTCCATTACAGTAGAAATATTTGCTCACTcactacagaaaagaaaaaggaggagaaaaagtcCCAGAGCAAAATtgcaaaagtattttatttttccctttgttcttCCTCTCTGTATGGTTTTGTACTTGTTGGCTACATTGAtattgaaaacaaacacacagggaGGCTGGATGCTTTATTCTGCTCTTCCGCTGACTGAAATGCTTGGGGAATAAGCCTGTGAGGGAATGCAGCTGCCCAGCCAGAAACTTCTCCCCATACTGTACCACAGCACCCCAATCACAGTATTCCTGATATTTCTCTTTTGCTTAATTTACAAGACTTGCATCTGAGTGACTCTAGGCCAAGACTCCCAACCAACTACCCTCTCTGGGTCAAGAGTGGTCAACATGAAGTTAACTGGAAGATGTGGTGGAGGCCCCTGGATGACTTCAAAAGAGAACATGTAATAGGCACAGAACCACAGCAGCCCTGTGGGAGTGGTAGAAGTGGCTTCTTTCCAAACATTTGAGCAGAGGTAGCAGTGGGGGAAGTAGCAACCCTGCTCCATGGGTATGGCTGGGCCATATCTTTATTCTCAAAGCTGTAGTACTTCAGAGGAAGTTTGCTGTCATTTGATAGCATGGTTCCTGCAATCTACTCAAAACAGCTGTCTGCTAAGAGCGCTTTGGTCACAAATGGGACTATCATGGAAAATGTGTCCTAGTCTATGAGGCGAAGCACAGGCTGAGAAACATAATGTCCTAAGTTTCCCTTCCACTGTAGGAATGTCCCAAGCCTGGATGTCCCTCTCTCAGGTCTGACATTCTCCCCTATACAGACTGGACTCAGAGGCAGAGCCCTGGGCCCCAGCTCCTGCATACCTGCCCATGCACATCCTTGCAGAAGCCTGTGGCTAGGCCTTCAGCCCGCAGGATCAGGTGGCTCTGATGGCTGAGGCCATTCAGCAGGATGTCATTCTCCTCATCCTCAGCATCTCCCCTGTCGTGCACAAGGGCCACCACATTTCCCTGCATCAGATACAAGATGAAAACCTGCGCCTTACCAAAGGGACACCAGGACCACAGGTTCAGTGTCTCCATCCTCCCACTCCTGCACATGCTCTCACAATCACCCTCCCTGTTGCTGCTACAACCAGCCCCTTTGTGGGAAGGACTCTGCTGGGCTCTGGGCCCCTAGTTCCAATAATCTACTGGACACTTTCACCAACAAATCCAACCTGAACTCCTCGCTTAATTTATCTAAGCTCACCCTAGGGTCTTCAAAATCAGTTCAATTAGTCTCTTCAATTCCTGAACGTTATAAGAAGTGCCACATTCATCCAATTCCTGAGAACTTACTTTTTAATAGGCACCACATTAAGAATAAGAGATGTGGACCCTGAGCCAGGCACagttggctcacgcctgtaatcctagctactcaggaggatcacggttcgaagccagtccgggcaaatagttcaccagacactatcttgaaaaaacctatcacaaaaaaggtctggtggagtggctcaaggtctaggccctgagttcaacaaaccccaataccgccaaaaaaaggAAGTATCAAAGAATGTGGGTGGCAGGTTACCAGCAATGTGAAGGCAAATGCAGGAAAAGAATTCATATACAAATATGTTCACAACTGCACTGTCCAGGAGCACAGGCACTGGAGGAAGGAAACAATTAACTTTGTTGCTAACATACCCTTTATactgtttctctcttctttttttttttttaaactacttttttcttttttgttggtattggggATTGGATGCAGGGACTTGCCCATGCACCTCCAATCCCAAATTGtcactttttttaacttttattttttactttttcaactAATGGAAGTATTTTTGCAAATATCAAGTGGTAATAGGTCACAGAGCAAGCTAAACTTCAGAAGATGGCTCTACGTACTTCATTCCTGCCCTCCAAGCTCCTTACATTTCCTCCTCTTTCCACACTCTCTGCATTGCCCTGGATCCTGGCACTGTGACTGTAGCCTGGACAGCTTCAGAAGTTCCCTAACACAGCTTCCAGGAAGGACTGCACACAGATGGACTAAACATGCTTTGCCAGATATCCACACCCCTGGCTAACTCATTCAACTCATCTCTTTCACCGCTCTACACTCTCGGCCCAGTTTTCCCACACCAATGTCCACAGATTCCTACAGGCTGCACCATCACCCACTGAAGAGCAGTACCATGGGCcagacactgtgctggatgctttGGTATGTTACAAGCTTCATCACAATCTTGCTGTCAGGTACCAGTGAGGTAGGCACCACAGCCATTCCTATTTTATTGGTGGGTCCATTCTTATTGTTAAAATCTCTATTATGGCAAACTCTAGTTTTGTCTCATAATTTGATAATAAAGGTAGTACCTTACATCCCATAATTGTCTTAcactttatcattttaaaagcaGATTAGTATGAGGCTCTGGGATTAGTCCTCCATTATTAAGCCCTCCTTCAAAATACACTGAAGTATGGTAACTCATCCCAAGACACACAGGTTGGGACTACAGAAGTGCCACACATGACCAACCTCACTGAACACAGTGCTGATCTTTCCTTTAATTataaaggatttattttttagCAACAGTAAGTAGGGCAGAGAAAAATGAGTGAACCAAAAGGCTTTAGGGCCTGCCAGAGGATAGCCAAACCCCAAGCAAGTAAACAGAGATTGTAAGCATGCGAGTCTGGGTCTGCCTGGGCTCTTAGAGGTCCCAGGTGGAAGCAAAGGGAGCAGTTCCATCAGCACCTTTAGTTCCCAGCATACAGTAGCTCTGCAGTAGTGGATGAAGTCCAGCACGGCCACAGCTCCCAAGCCCAAGCTCAGCAGCACACTGAGGTCGTCCACCAGAAGCACCGGGCACCTCCATGTAGCCTCCCCATGGTCCACGGGCTTCAGAGCCTCCCGTACAAACTCATACAGCGGTTGTAGGCTCCCAGCACTGGCCTCCCTGGAGACAAAGGACAAAAACAACCGGAGCTTACTCTCTACAAATATTAATCTAGGACCAAGTGGCACCAGGAAAGGGCTTGAGGGAGGCAAAGAACTATATCATAGTCCTGGGTGatctggaaaagaaaagatgCACACACGTTCATGAATTTGTTTTACTCCAATTCAGTATTTCCTGAAGACTTCTAGGTACAAAGTACTGTGCTAGAATCTGGGGAAACAAAACTGAACACTCTGGGGCCTTTAAAAGACACCATACAAGCTGGGTATGGGtgtgcatgcctataataccaggtactttggaggccaaagcaggaagATAGTGAGTTTGTGGCAATGTagaaagaccttatctcaaaaagggAGAGcgggagagagagggagcaatAACCCATGCACCTTCTCAGTCCAAGAGTTTACAGCT is from Castor canadensis chromosome 17, mCasCan1.hap1v2, whole genome shotgun sequence and encodes:
- the Elp6 gene encoding elongator complex protein 6 isoform X1, translated to MFPELNNLLNTTPDRVEQGKLTVLCDAKTDGSFLVHHFLSFYLKANCKVCFVAFIQSFSHYNIVGQKLGVSLTVARERGQLVFLEGLKSSVDIFFQTQEEPHPLQFLREASAGSLQPLYEFVREALKPVDHGEATWRCPVLLVDDLSVLLSLGLGAVAVLDFIHYCRATVCWELKGNVVALVHDRGDAEDEENDILLNGLSHQSHLILRAEGLATGFCKDVHGQLRILWRRPSQPTAQRDRSLTYQYKIQDKTVSFFAKGMSPAVL
- the Elp6 gene encoding elongator complex protein 6 isoform X2, yielding MGRVTSVACPLLIRCRQGVSLTVARERGQLVFLEGLKSSVDIFFQTQEEPHPLQFLREASAGSLQPLYEFVREALKPVDHGEATWRCPVLLVDDLSVLLSLGLGAVAVLDFIHYCRATVCWELKGNVVALVHDRGDAEDEENDILLNGLSHQSHLILRAEGLATGFCKDVHGQLRILWRRPSQPTAQRDRSLTYQYKIQDKTVSFFAKGMSPAVL